A single genomic interval of Pelagerythrobacter marensis harbors:
- the pgmG gene encoding phosphoglucomutase/phosphomannomutase PgmG produces the protein MAHQFHSTVLREYDIRGIIGETLGPDDARAIGRSFATLLREAGGRTVAVGYDGRVSSPTLEHALVEGLTASGCDVVRIGMGPTPMLYFAEASAEEVHGGIQITGSHNPPNYNGFKMVFQGRPFFGEDIQRLGRLAGDGAWHDGSGTVETREIMEAYVDRLLAGLDGIDRGMLADLRVGWDAGNGAAGPALEALAARLPGEHHLLYTDVDGSFPNHHPDPTVEENLADLRTLVAEKNLDFGVAFDGDGDRIGAIDGEGRVIWGDQLLSIYAEDLLTRQPGATVIADVKASRALFDQVAALGGQPIMWKTGHSLIKSKMKETRAPLAGEMSGHVFFADDYYGYDDALYAGVRLLAASARLGKSVTALRGAMPAMINTPEMRFQVDEERKFAAIDEVRARLAEGPAQVDGTDGVRVTTEDGWWLLRASNTQDVLVARAESDSEAGLKRLMAQIDEQLALSGLERGSQAGH, from the coding sequence ATGGCGCATCAGTTTCATTCCACCGTTCTGCGCGAATACGACATTCGCGGCATCATCGGCGAAACGCTCGGCCCGGACGATGCCCGGGCCATCGGACGCAGCTTTGCCACTCTCCTGCGCGAGGCGGGCGGTCGCACCGTCGCAGTAGGATACGACGGCCGCGTCAGCTCGCCCACGCTCGAGCACGCCCTGGTCGAAGGGCTGACGGCGAGCGGCTGCGATGTGGTGCGGATCGGGATGGGACCGACGCCGATGCTCTATTTCGCGGAAGCCTCAGCCGAGGAAGTGCATGGCGGCATACAGATAACCGGCAGCCATAATCCCCCCAATTACAACGGCTTCAAGATGGTATTCCAGGGCCGGCCGTTCTTCGGGGAGGACATCCAGCGGCTCGGCCGGCTGGCCGGCGACGGGGCCTGGCACGACGGTTCCGGCACTGTCGAAACACGCGAGATCATGGAAGCCTATGTCGATCGCCTGCTCGCCGGCCTCGACGGGATCGATCGCGGCATGCTGGCCGATCTGCGGGTCGGCTGGGATGCGGGCAACGGTGCGGCCGGTCCCGCGCTCGAGGCGCTTGCCGCGCGCCTGCCGGGCGAACACCACCTTCTCTACACCGATGTCGACGGCAGTTTCCCAAACCATCATCCCGACCCCACTGTCGAGGAGAATCTGGCGGACCTGCGCACGCTGGTCGCGGAAAAGAACCTCGATTTCGGCGTCGCATTCGACGGTGACGGCGACCGGATCGGTGCGATCGACGGCGAAGGGCGCGTGATCTGGGGCGACCAGCTGCTTTCGATCTATGCCGAAGACCTCCTGACGCGACAGCCGGGCGCGACGGTTATCGCCGATGTGAAGGCCAGCCGCGCCCTGTTCGACCAGGTCGCGGCGCTGGGGGGGCAGCCGATCATGTGGAAGACCGGGCACTCGCTGATAAAGTCCAAAATGAAGGAAACTCGCGCGCCGCTCGCGGGCGAGATGAGCGGGCATGTGTTCTTCGCCGACGATTACTACGGCTATGACGATGCGCTTTACGCCGGGGTTCGCCTGCTGGCCGCGAGTGCTCGGCTGGGCAAGTCGGTCACCGCGCTGCGCGGGGCGATGCCGGCGATGATCAATACGCCCGAGATGCGTTTCCAGGTCGATGAAGAGCGCAAGTTCGCTGCCATCGACGAAGTTCGCGCGCGGCTGGCCGAGGGGCCGGCGCAAGTCGACGGCACCGATGGCGTGCGAGTGACGACCGAGGACGGCTGGTGGCTGCTGCGCGCCTCGAACACGCAGGACGTGCTCGTTGCCCGGGCAGAAAGCGACAGCGAAGCGGGGCTGAAACGACTGATGGCGCAGATCGACGAACAGCTTGCCCTGTCGGGCCTGGAGCGCGGTTCACAGGCCGGGCACTGA
- a CDS encoding J domain-containing protein — protein sequence MLRLIVIVAAISIGCRMLLGKWPWDYLRAGSPRRQAVSRARRLLGVADNADRAEIIAAHKRLVAVVHPDRGGTAGQVHEANAARDLLLDQLPPHGLDQS from the coding sequence ATGCTGCGGCTGATCGTCATCGTGGCGGCGATTTCGATCGGCTGCAGAATGCTCCTCGGCAAATGGCCGTGGGACTATCTCCGCGCCGGCTCTCCGCGCCGGCAGGCGGTGTCGCGCGCCCGGCGATTGCTCGGCGTGGCCGACAATGCCGATCGCGCGGAAATAATTGCCGCGCACAAGCGTTTGGTCGCCGTGGTCCACCCCGATCGGGGCGGGACCGCCGGGCAGGTGCACGAAGCCAACGCTGCGCGCGACCTGCTGCTCGATCAACTGCCCCCGCATGGGCTCGACCAATCCTGA
- a CDS encoding division plane positioning ATPase MipZ produces MTTDRKPAPVPDQRPHRIVFANEKGGTGKSTTAVHVAVALAYRGARVAALDLDSRQRTMHRYFENRGETEERRSIRLPSAQCEVFGGRDTDEFESALERLGEGSDFIVIDTPGRDDPLARHAATGADTLVTPLNDSFVDFDLIGQVDAESFKVRRLSFYAELIWETRKTRALERRQEIDWVVVRNRTGHVEARNMQRIERALAELSKRAGFRVARGLSERVIYRELFPSGLTLLDKGHLGELGTSHLVARQELRSLVAGLHLPETARRSSELELA; encoded by the coding sequence ATGACAACAGACAGGAAGCCTGCCCCCGTGCCCGACCAGCGCCCCCATCGGATCGTCTTCGCCAACGAAAAGGGCGGGACCGGCAAGTCGACGACCGCGGTCCATGTCGCCGTGGCGCTGGCCTATCGCGGCGCGCGGGTTGCCGCGCTCGATCTGGATTCGCGCCAGCGCACGATGCACCGCTATTTCGAGAATCGCGGAGAAACGGAAGAACGGCGCTCTATCCGTCTGCCGAGCGCGCAATGCGAGGTCTTCGGCGGCCGCGATACCGATGAGTTCGAGAGCGCCCTCGAACGTCTGGGCGAAGGATCGGATTTCATCGTCATCGATACGCCCGGCCGCGACGATCCCCTGGCCCGCCACGCAGCGACCGGGGCGGACACCCTTGTCACGCCGCTCAACGACAGCTTCGTCGATTTCGATCTGATCGGGCAGGTCGACGCCGAAAGTTTCAAGGTCCGCAGGCTCAGTTTCTATGCCGAGCTGATCTGGGAAACCCGCAAGACCCGCGCGCTCGAGCGGCGCCAGGAAATCGACTGGGTCGTCGTGCGCAATCGCACCGGCCATGTCGAGGCGCGCAATATGCAGCGGATCGAACGCGCGCTGGCCGAACTTTCCAAGCGCGCCGGTTTCCGGGTGGCTCGCGGCCTGTCGGAACGCGTGATCTATCGCGAACTGTTCCCGTCGGGCCTGACCCTGCTCGACAAGGGGCATCTGGGGGAGCTTGGCACCAGCCACCTCGTCGCACGCCAGGAACTGCGCAGCCTGGTGGCCGGGCTCCACCTGCCGGAAACGGCGCGCCGATCTTCGGAACTGGAGCTGGCCTGA
- the panC gene encoding pantoate--beta-alanine ligase, producing the protein MQTATELEMLRTAIARLRDGGKTLALVPTMGALHEGHLTLVREARRRADRVAVSIFVNPTQFGPGEDLDAYPRQLAEDARMLEAEGADLLWAPDVAQMYPDGFATAISVAGVSEGFCGDSRPGHFDGVATVVCKLFNQVRPDLALFGEKDWQQLAVIRRMARDLDLVAPHAGAIHGVPTVREADGLAMSSRNRYLSPKARTAAAVLPRAMREAIARIEGGAEVAPTLAMLEEALLGAGFAHVDYADLADAATLAPLDALGPRPARLLVAARIEGTRLIDNMPVGPQGD; encoded by the coding sequence GTGCAAACCGCGACCGAGCTTGAAATGTTGAGAACGGCCATCGCCCGGCTGCGGGATGGGGGCAAGACCCTCGCCCTGGTGCCGACGATGGGCGCATTGCACGAAGGGCACCTGACGCTCGTGCGCGAGGCGCGGCGGCGGGCGGACCGGGTGGCCGTGTCGATCTTCGTGAACCCGACGCAGTTCGGACCCGGCGAGGATCTCGACGCCTACCCCCGCCAGCTAGCCGAAGATGCGCGGATGCTGGAGGCGGAAGGGGCCGACCTGCTGTGGGCGCCCGATGTGGCGCAGATGTATCCCGATGGCTTTGCCACTGCGATTTCCGTAGCCGGGGTCAGCGAAGGCTTCTGCGGTGACAGCCGCCCCGGACATTTCGACGGGGTGGCGACGGTGGTGTGCAAGCTGTTCAACCAGGTCCGCCCCGATCTCGCGCTGTTCGGCGAGAAGGACTGGCAGCAGCTCGCGGTGATCCGCCGCATGGCCCGCGACCTCGATCTGGTCGCACCGCATGCGGGCGCGATTCACGGCGTGCCGACCGTGCGCGAGGCGGACGGGCTCGCGATGTCGAGCCGCAATCGCTATCTCTCGCCGAAAGCGCGAACGGCGGCGGCCGTTCTTCCCCGCGCGATGCGCGAAGCGATTGCGCGGATAGAGGGCGGCGCCGAGGTGGCGCCGACCCTTGCCATGCTGGAGGAGGCGCTGCTGGGCGCCGGCTTCGCACATGTCGATTATGCGGACCTTGCCGATGCGGCAACCCTCGCCCCGCTCGACGCGCTCGGCCCTCGCCCCGCCCGCCTGCTGGTGGCGGCCCGGATCGAGGGAACCCGGCTGATCGACAACATGCCGGTCGGGCCGCAAGGCGACTGA
- the cysD gene encoding sulfate adenylyltransferase subunit CysD, giving the protein MSSRGRTFHNVMRRLTHLERLEAESIHIMREVAAEAVRPVMLYSVGKDSAVMLHLTRKAFHPSPPPFPLLHVDTTWKFTAMYEMRDRMAEKAGMELLVWRNPEAMERGINPFDHGPLHTDMWKTQGLKQALDHYGFDAAFGGARRDEEKSRAKERIFSFRTASHGWDPKNQRPELWNLYNAKKAKGESIRVFPLSNWTELDIWQYIMAEGIEIVPLYLAAPRPTVERDGLLLMVDDDRFPLEPGEEPVMRSIRFRTLGCYPLTGAVESEAATLSEVVQEMLLTTTSERQGRAIDKDEGGAGMEKKKQEGYF; this is encoded by the coding sequence ATCTCCAGCAGGGGCAGAACTTTCCATAACGTCATGCGTCGACTGACTCATCTCGAACGGCTCGAGGCCGAGAGCATCCATATCATGCGCGAAGTCGCGGCCGAGGCCGTGCGCCCCGTCATGCTCTATTCGGTGGGCAAGGACAGCGCGGTCATGCTACATCTCACCCGCAAGGCCTTCCACCCGTCGCCCCCGCCCTTCCCCCTGCTCCATGTCGATACGACCTGGAAATTCACCGCGATGTACGAGATGCGCGACAGGATGGCCGAGAAGGCCGGAATGGAACTGCTCGTCTGGCGCAATCCGGAAGCGATGGAGCGCGGGATCAACCCGTTCGACCACGGTCCGCTGCACACCGACATGTGGAAGACGCAAGGGTTGAAACAGGCGCTCGACCATTACGGCTTCGACGCCGCATTCGGCGGAGCGCGCCGCGACGAGGAGAAGAGCCGCGCGAAAGAGCGGATTTTCTCGTTCCGTACGGCGAGCCACGGCTGGGACCCGAAGAACCAGCGCCCCGAACTGTGGAACCTTTACAACGCCAAAAAGGCCAAGGGCGAGAGCATCCGCGTTTTCCCGCTGTCGAACTGGACCGAACTCGACATCTGGCAATACATCATGGCCGAAGGAATCGAGATCGTCCCCCTCTACCTCGCCGCGCCGCGCCCGACGGTGGAACGCGACGGATTGCTGCTGATGGTCGACGACGACCGCTTCCCGCTGGAGCCGGGGGAGGAACCGGTCATGCGCTCGATCCGCTTCCGCACACTGGGCTGCTATCCCCTGACCGGCGCGGTCGAGAGCGAGGCGGCGACCTTGAGCGAAGTGGTGCAGGAAATGCTCCTCACCACCACCAGCGAACGCCAGGGCCGCGCGATCGACAAGGACGAGGGCGGCGCCGGCATGGAGAAGAAGAAGCAGGAGGGGTACTTCTGA
- the cysN gene encoding sulfate adenylyltransferase subunit CysN, protein MAHDASHEPAYKADSLIAEDIDAYLEQHQNKGLLRFITCGSVDDGKSTLIGRLLYDSKMIFEDQLASLEADSKKVGTQGQDLDFALLVDGLAAEREQGITIDVAYRFFATQKRKFIVADTPGHEQYTRNMVTGASTADLAVILVDARKGVLVQTRRHSYLAHLIGIRHVVLAVNKMDLVDYDRDRFETIVADYRAFAQEIGIEDFTAIPISGFKGDNITAAPSANTPWYEGPSLIEHLETVEIANTAAQARAFRMPVQWVNRPNLDFRGFSGLVAGGTVKPGDKVRVVPSGKTSTIRSIVTFDGERDEAVAGQSVTLTLEDEVDCSRGDVIAAADNPPESSDQFEATIVWMNDEALKPGRGYWLKLATQTVTATVQEPKYEINVNTMEHLAAKTLGLNAIGVAELRTERPIVFEPYAESRALGGFILIDKMTNATVGAGMLHFSLRRAQNVHWQPTTITREDHAAMKNQRPRVLWFTGLSGSGKSTIANAVEQKLNLMNRHTFLLDGDNVRHGLNKDLGFTEADRIENIRRVGEVAKLMTDAGLIVLTAFISPFRAERQMVRAMMDECEFIEIFVDTPLEVAEARDVKGLYKKARSGELKNFTGIDSPYEEPEDPEIRVNTVEMTVEEAADYIISRILPLK, encoded by the coding sequence ATGGCCCACGACGCTTCGCACGAGCCGGCCTACAAGGCGGACAGCCTGATCGCCGAGGATATCGACGCCTATCTGGAGCAGCATCAGAACAAGGGGCTTTTGCGCTTCATCACCTGCGGCAGCGTGGACGACGGCAAGTCGACCCTGATCGGGCGGCTGCTTTACGATTCGAAGATGATCTTCGAAGACCAGCTCGCCAGCCTGGAAGCGGATTCGAAGAAGGTCGGCACCCAGGGGCAGGATCTCGATTTCGCCCTGCTGGTCGACGGCCTGGCGGCCGAGCGCGAGCAGGGCATCACGATCGATGTCGCCTATCGCTTCTTCGCGACGCAGAAACGCAAGTTCATCGTCGCCGATACGCCGGGGCACGAGCAATATACGCGCAATATGGTCACCGGCGCATCGACCGCCGACCTCGCGGTGATCCTGGTCGATGCGCGCAAGGGCGTGCTGGTCCAGACGCGACGCCATTCCTACCTTGCGCACCTGATCGGCATCCGCCACGTGGTGCTGGCGGTGAACAAGATGGATCTGGTCGATTACGACAGGGACCGGTTCGAAACGATCGTCGCCGACTATCGCGCGTTTGCGCAGGAGATCGGCATCGAGGATTTCACGGCGATCCCGATTTCCGGGTTCAAGGGCGACAATATCACCGCCGCACCATCGGCCAACACGCCGTGGTACGAGGGGCCGAGCCTGATCGAGCATCTTGAAACAGTGGAGATCGCCAATACGGCAGCGCAGGCGCGAGCCTTTCGCATGCCGGTGCAGTGGGTGAACCGGCCCAACCTCGACTTCCGCGGCTTTTCCGGCCTCGTCGCCGGAGGCACCGTCAAACCCGGCGACAAAGTGCGCGTCGTCCCATCGGGCAAGACCAGCACGATCCGGTCGATCGTGACGTTCGACGGCGAACGGGACGAGGCTGTCGCCGGCCAGTCGGTCACGCTCACGCTGGAAGACGAAGTCGATTGTTCGCGCGGCGACGTGATTGCCGCGGCCGACAATCCGCCGGAATCGTCCGACCAGTTCGAGGCGACGATCGTGTGGATGAACGACGAGGCGCTCAAGCCGGGGCGCGGATACTGGCTCAAGCTCGCCACCCAGACTGTGACCGCCACGGTGCAGGAGCCGAAATACGAGATCAACGTCAATACGATGGAGCATCTCGCGGCCAAGACGCTCGGCCTCAACGCCATCGGCGTCGCCGAACTGCGAACCGAGCGGCCGATCGTGTTCGAACCGTATGCCGAGAGCCGTGCGCTGGGCGGGTTCATCCTGATCGACAAGATGACCAATGCCACGGTCGGCGCCGGCATGCTCCATTTCAGCCTGCGTCGCGCGCAGAACGTCCACTGGCAGCCGACCACAATCACGCGCGAGGATCACGCCGCGATGAAGAACCAGCGCCCGCGGGTGCTTTGGTTCACCGGGCTTTCCGGGTCGGGCAAGTCGACCATCGCCAACGCGGTCGAGCAAAAGCTCAACCTGATGAACCGGCACACGTTCCTGCTCGACGGCGACAACGTCCGCCACGGGCTCAACAAGGACCTCGGCTTTACCGAAGCCGACCGGATCGAGAACATTCGCCGCGTGGGCGAAGTGGCCAAGCTGATGACCGATGCCGGCCTGATCGTGCTGACCGCCTTCATCAGCCCGTTCCGCGCGGAGCGGCAGATGGTCCGCGCGATGATGGACGAATGCGAGTTCATCGAGATCTTCGTCGACACCCCGCTCGAAGTGGCCGAGGCGCGCGATGTGAAGGGGCTGTACAAGAAGGCACGCAGCGGCGAGTTGAAGAACTTCACCGGGATCGACAGCCCTTACGAGGAACCGGAAGACCCCGAGATCCGCGTCAACACCGTCGAGATGACGGTCGAAGAGGCAGCCGACTACATCATTTCCAGGATTCTCCCACTCAAATGA